The following coding sequences lie in one Caldisericia bacterium genomic window:
- a CDS encoding bifunctional 5,10-methylenetetrahydrofolate dehydrogenase/5,10-methenyltetrahydrofolate cyclohydrolase, giving the protein MGEIIKIDDLKFKLTKEIKKDLHNINLKDKYISFLIFTKRPDALIFLKELNDLFDNFSLKYKNFLFYDLNEKEIINEIEKLNRDKNSIGILPIRPLKENVDEFKILSLINPYKDVDCLTFINLGKLFSFKPLYIPSVVLASFEILKDFVIKKFKDINYLTGKLTVIVGRSIGVGRPLYIYLLMNNLVPINLHSKVKNLKDFLNLGEIIFSCAGVPEFIKGDMIKENSIIIDIGINKREDGKIVGDVDFNSVIDKCLGITPVPKGVSEITNLFLLKNYLKSFEFI; this is encoded by the coding sequence ATGGGAGAAATAATAAAAATTGATGATTTAAAATTTAAATTAACAAAAGAGATAAAAAAAGATTTACATAATATTAATTTAAAAGATAAATATATTTCTTTTTTAATTTTTACAAAAAGACCTGATGCTCTTATTTTTTTAAAAGAATTAAACGATTTGTTTGATAATTTCTCTTTAAAATATAAAAATTTTCTTTTTTATGATTTGAATGAAAAAGAAATTATAAATGAGATTGAAAAACTAAATAGAGATAAAAATTCTATTGGCATTTTACCAATTAGACCTTTAAAAGAAAATGTTGATGAGTTTAAAATTTTATCATTAATTAACCCCTATAAAGATGTAGATTGTTTAACATTTATTAATCTTGGAAAACTTTTTTCATTTAAACCTTTATATATACCTTCAGTTGTTCTTGCTTCATTTGAAATATTAAAAGATTTTGTAATAAAAAAATTTAAAGATATAAATTATTTAACAGGTAAACTTACTGTTATTGTTGGAAGAAGTATTGGCGTAGGAAGGCCTCTTTATATTTATTTACTTATGAATAATCTTGTTCCAATAAATTTACATTCAAAAGTTAAAAATTTAAAAGATTTTTTAAATCTAGGAGAAATTATTTTTTCTTGTGCTGGTGTTCCAGAATTTATAAAAGGAGATATGATAAAAGAAAACTCAATAATAATCGATATTGGTATAAACAAAAGAGAAGATGGGAAAATTGTTGGAGATGTAGATTTTAATTCTGTAATTGATAAATGTCTTGGAATAACACCAGTGCCAAAAGGTGTTTCTGAAATAACTAATCTTTTTCTTCTTAAAAATTATTTAAAAAGTTTTGAGTTTATCTAA
- a CDS encoding ABC transporter permease: protein MKDILTIGFFIGLLSATIRMATPLILATLGEVICERSGVLNLGIEGIMLYASLVAYLTVYFTNNLWLGVLTAVLVGILFGILMAFFSVTLGVSQHVSGLGITLFATGLSLFTYRQIIGAPTIPPTINTFSTLTIPVLSKIPFLGPILFDQYILTYIALILVPIFSFILYKTNFGLSLRSVGENPEAADALGINVYRTRYIALIIAGALMGLAGSFFTLAYFNMFLYGIVGGRGWVSIALTIFANWDPKRVLLGALLFGGIDALQLRLQAIGFNIPYQFFLMMPYVLTIVVLVLVARNALAPSSLLKPYKRE, encoded by the coding sequence ATGAAAGATATTTTAACTATAGGTTTTTTTATTGGATTACTATCAGCAACCATAAGAATGGCAACACCTTTAATTTTAGCAACTTTAGGCGAAGTTATTTGCGAAAGAAGTGGTGTTTTAAATTTAGGAATTGAAGGTATAATGCTTTATGCTTCTTTAGTAGCATACTTAACAGTTTATTTTACAAATAATTTGTGGCTTGGTGTTTTAACAGCAGTTTTAGTAGGAATTTTATTTGGAATACTTATGGCTTTCTTCTCTGTTACATTAGGTGTTTCACAACATGTAAGTGGATTAGGTATAACTCTTTTTGCAACAGGTTTATCATTATTTACATATAGACAAATTATTGGTGCTCCTACAATTCCTCCGACAATTAATACTTTTTCAACTCTAACTATTCCAGTTCTATCAAAAATTCCATTTTTAGGACCAATATTGTTTGACCAGTATATTTTAACTTATATAGCTTTAATTCTTGTCCCAATTTTTTCATTTATTTTATATAAAACTAATTTTGGACTCTCTTTAAGATCTGTTGGAGAAAACCCTGAAGCAGCAGATGCTTTAGGAATAAATGTTTATAGAACAAGGTATATTGCTTTAATAATTGCTGGTGCATTAATGGGTCTTGCAGGTTCATTTTTTACACTTGCATACTTTAACATGTTTTTATATGGAATAGTTGGTGGTAGAGGTTGGGTATCAATTGCTCTTACAATTTTTGCAAATTGGGATCCAAAAAGAGTTTTACTTGGTGCATTATTGTTTGGAGGAATAGATGCATTACAATTAAGATTACAAGCAATTGGTTTTAATATACCATATCAATTTTTCTTAATGATGCCTTATGTTTTAACTATCGTTGTTCTTGTCCTTGTTGCAAGAAATGCATTAGCTCCTTCATCTCTATTAAAACCATATAAAAGAGAGTGA
- a CDS encoding endonuclease III: protein MIIEKIIIKLREFYNLNNKTLMDRVSEKEDPFKVLIACIISQRTKDETTDKITEKLFKKVKNPYDLYKIEINELEKIIYPSGFYRVKAKRLKELSKILIDNYNGLVPDTLDELLKLPQVGRKTANIVLTKGYKKSGIAVDTHVHRIVNRLGIVKTKRPEETEMELKKIVPEKYWIELNDYLVNFGKIICKPISPKCPICPIEKYCKKINVKKFR, encoded by the coding sequence GTGATTATAGAAAAAATAATAATAAAGTTAAGAGAGTTTTATAATTTAAACAATAAAACTTTAATGGATAGAGTTTCGGAGAAAGAAGATCCTTTTAAGGTACTTATAGCATGTATTATTTCTCAAAGAACAAAAGATGAGACGACAGATAAAATAACAGAGAAATTATTCAAAAAAGTTAAAAATCCATATGATTTATATAAAATTGAAATTAATGAATTAGAAAAAATAATTTACCCTTCAGGGTTTTATAGAGTAAAAGCAAAGAGATTAAAAGAACTTTCAAAAATTTTAATTGATAATTATAATGGTTTAGTTCCAGATACTTTAGATGAACTCTTAAAATTGCCACAAGTTGGAAGAAAAACAGCAAATATTGTTTTAACAAAAGGTTATAAAAAATCTGGTATTGCAGTTGATACTCATGTTCACAGAATTGTTAATAGATTAGGAATAGTTAAAACAAAAAGACCAGAAGAAACCGAGATGGAATTAAAAAAAATAGTTCCAGAAAAATATTGGATTGAATTAAATGATTATCTTGTTAATTTTGGAAAAATCATATGTAAACCAATCTCCCCAAAATGTCCGATTTGCCCTATTGAGAAATATTGTAAAAAGATAAATGTAAAAAAATTTAGATAA